The Pan paniscus chromosome 12, NHGRI_mPanPan1-v2.0_pri, whole genome shotgun sequence genome window below encodes:
- the LIPT1 gene encoding lipoyl amidotransferase LIPT1, mitochondrial isoform X2 — MLIPFSMKNCFQLLCNCQVPAAGFKKTVKNGLILQSVSNDVYQNLAVEDWIHDHMNLEGKPILFFWRNSPSVVIGRHQNPWQECNLNLMRGEGIKLARRRSGGGTVYHDMGNINLTFFTTKKKYDRMENLKLIVRALNAVQPQLDVQATKRFDLLLDGQFKISGTASKIGRTTAYHHCTLLCSTDGTFLSSLLKSPYQGIRSNATASIPSLVKNLLEKDPTLTCEVLMNAVATEYAAYHQIDNHIHLINPMDETLFPGINSKAKELQTWEWIYGKTPKFSINTSFHVLYEQSHLEIKVFIDIKNGRIEICNIEAPDHWLPLEIRDKLNSSLIGSKFCPTETTMLTNILLRTCPQDHKLNSKWNILCEKIKGIM; from the coding sequence atgctgATCCCATTTTCAATGAAGAATTGCTTCCAGTTACTTTGTAACTGCCAGGTCCCAGCAGCTGGctttaaaaaaacagtaaaaaatggGCTCATTTTACAGTCAGTTTCCAATGATGTCTATCAAAATCTGGCTGTGGAAGACTGGATCCATGACCATATGAATCTAGAAGGCAAACCAATTCTATTCTTTTGGCGGAATTCTCCCTCTGTTGTAATTGGTAGGCATCAAAATCCTTGGCAGGAATGTAACCTGAATCTAATGAGAGGAGAAGGTATAAAACTGGCTCGGAGAAGAAGTGGAGGAGGAACAGTCTACCATGATATGGGTAATATCAATTTGACTTTCTTTACAACCAAAAAAAAGTATGATAGAATGGAAAATCTGAAATTAATTGTGAGAGCTCTGAATGCTGTCCAACCCCAGCTGGATGTGCAGGCTACCAAAAGATTTGACCTTTTACTTGATGGACAGTTTAAAATCTCAGGAACAGCTTCTAAGATCGGCCGGACTACTGCCTATCACCATTGCACTTTATTATGTAGTACTGATGGGACGTTCTTGTCTTCTTTGCTAAAGAGCCCTTACCAAGGGATCAGGAGCAATGCCACTGCTAGCATACCTTCCTTAGTGAAAAATCTTTTGGAAAAGGATCCCACTCTGACCTGTGAAGTACTAATGAATGCTGTCGCTACAGAGTATGCTGCTTATCATCAAATTGATAATCACATTCACCTAATAAACCCAATGGATGAGACACTGTTTCCTGGAATAAATAGCAAAGCCAAAGAACTGCAAACTTGGGAGTGGATATATGGCAAAACTCCAAAGTTTAGTATAAATACTTCCTTTCATGTGTTATATGAACAGTCACACTTGGAAATTAAAGTATTCATAGACATAAAGAATGGAAGAATTGAAATTTGTAATATTGAAGCACCTGATCATTGGTTGCCATTGGAAATACGTGACAAATTAAATTCAAGTCTTATTGGCAGTAAGTTTTGCCCAACTGAAACTACCATGCTAACAAATATATTACTTAGAACATGTCCACAAGACCACAAACTAAACAGTAAATGGAATATTCTCTGTGAAAAAATTAAGGGAATAATGTGA
- the LIPT1 gene encoding lipoyl amidotransferase LIPT1, mitochondrial isoform X1 gives MGSRVWQCRGSEVSQEHGSMLIPFSMKNCFQLLCNCQVPAAGFKKTVKNGLILQSVSNDVYQNLAVEDWIHDHMNLEGKPILFFWRNSPSVVIGRHQNPWQECNLNLMRGEGIKLARRRSGGGTVYHDMGNINLTFFTTKKKYDRMENLKLIVRALNAVQPQLDVQATKRFDLLLDGQFKISGTASKIGRTTAYHHCTLLCSTDGTFLSSLLKSPYQGIRSNATASIPSLVKNLLEKDPTLTCEVLMNAVATEYAAYHQIDNHIHLINPMDETLFPGINSKAKELQTWEWIYGKTPKFSINTSFHVLYEQSHLEIKVFIDIKNGRIEICNIEAPDHWLPLEIRDKLNSSLIGSKFCPTETTMLTNILLRTCPQDHKLNSKWNILCEKIKGIM, from the exons ATGGGGAGCCGTGTTTGGCAGTGCAGAGGTAGCGAAGTGTCCCAAGAACATGGAAG catgctgATCCCATTTTCAATGAAGAATTGCTTCCAGTTACTTTGTAACTGCCAGGTCCCAGCAGCTGGctttaaaaaaacagtaaaaaatggGCTCATTTTACAGTCAGTTTCCAATGATGTCTATCAAAATCTGGCTGTGGAAGACTGGATCCATGACCATATGAATCTAGAAGGCAAACCAATTCTATTCTTTTGGCGGAATTCTCCCTCTGTTGTAATTGGTAGGCATCAAAATCCTTGGCAGGAATGTAACCTGAATCTAATGAGAGGAGAAGGTATAAAACTGGCTCGGAGAAGAAGTGGAGGAGGAACAGTCTACCATGATATGGGTAATATCAATTTGACTTTCTTTACAACCAAAAAAAAGTATGATAGAATGGAAAATCTGAAATTAATTGTGAGAGCTCTGAATGCTGTCCAACCCCAGCTGGATGTGCAGGCTACCAAAAGATTTGACCTTTTACTTGATGGACAGTTTAAAATCTCAGGAACAGCTTCTAAGATCGGCCGGACTACTGCCTATCACCATTGCACTTTATTATGTAGTACTGATGGGACGTTCTTGTCTTCTTTGCTAAAGAGCCCTTACCAAGGGATCAGGAGCAATGCCACTGCTAGCATACCTTCCTTAGTGAAAAATCTTTTGGAAAAGGATCCCACTCTGACCTGTGAAGTACTAATGAATGCTGTCGCTACAGAGTATGCTGCTTATCATCAAATTGATAATCACATTCACCTAATAAACCCAATGGATGAGACACTGTTTCCTGGAATAAATAGCAAAGCCAAAGAACTGCAAACTTGGGAGTGGATATATGGCAAAACTCCAAAGTTTAGTATAAATACTTCCTTTCATGTGTTATATGAACAGTCACACTTGGAAATTAAAGTATTCATAGACATAAAGAATGGAAGAATTGAAATTTGTAATATTGAAGCACCTGATCATTGGTTGCCATTGGAAATACGTGACAAATTAAATTCAAGTCTTATTGGCAGTAAGTTTTGCCCAACTGAAACTACCATGCTAACAAATATATTACTTAGAACATGTCCACAAGACCACAAACTAAACAGTAAATGGAATATTCTCTGTGAAAAAATTAAGGGAATAATGTGA